In Geobacillus kaustophilus, a genomic segment contains:
- a CDS encoding NADH dehydrogenase subunit 5: MTVEWFGWGWLASVAVVFISAAIWLNPRVPERYVHTHVWLLLLPGVAAAAGWIVASSLEVGPWRFDAIGWLIAVYISLLSWAIQRFAVRYLHGDRVYRLYFSLLTWTTLAASLTWASGDVRLMALCWGLPLAGLVALTGLKKEWRPARFVARQMAAVFLLSWLAVATIAIWLGTATGEWTLPSALAAERLVHLAAWEKAVMSGLLIVAAIIPAGQWPFHRWLMESAVTPTPVSAVMHAGLVNAGGLLLWRFSPLFSGTGVHIALFAIAFCSILIGTGISLVHVDYKRQLVASTMAQMGVMLVQCALGAYGAAVVHLVLHGMFKATLFLQSGSVVPRIGRAALPRGNGLFRGSLLFGALLGAAFWFASPDEPARLLSALLLGASAAVAWGRLADFREGRWIGLMSAAVLAFGSETVRHQFLALLHRGETSMFVPPASFEWTAGILFAAAALAAVLLANKRTSALGVRLYMHLVHLGEPRPAAMETHPRYLASYMKEGMAHE; the protein is encoded by the coding sequence ATGACAGTGGAATGGTTTGGATGGGGATGGCTCGCTTCGGTTGCGGTTGTGTTCATCAGTGCGGCGATATGGCTCAATCCGCGCGTGCCGGAGCGGTATGTGCACACGCATGTTTGGCTGTTGCTGCTTCCAGGTGTGGCGGCGGCTGCGGGATGGATCGTCGCCAGCAGCTTGGAGGTCGGGCCGTGGCGGTTTGATGCGATCGGTTGGCTCATTGCCGTTTATATTTCGCTCCTCAGTTGGGCGATTCAACGGTTCGCCGTCCGCTACTTGCACGGAGACCGCGTTTATCGGCTCTATTTTTCGCTGTTGACATGGACAACGCTGGCTGCTTCGCTGACGTGGGCAAGCGGTGATGTGCGCCTCATGGCCTTATGCTGGGGGCTGCCGTTGGCCGGGCTTGTGGCGTTAACAGGGCTGAAAAAAGAGTGGCGGCCGGCCCGGTTTGTCGCCCGGCAAATGGCGGCCGTGTTCCTCCTTAGTTGGCTGGCTGTCGCGACCATTGCCATCTGGCTTGGGACGGCGACCGGCGAATGGACGCTCCCATCCGCGTTGGCGGCGGAGCGATTGGTCCATCTTGCTGCGTGGGAAAAAGCGGTGATGAGCGGGCTTCTGATCGTGGCGGCCATCATCCCTGCCGGACAATGGCCGTTTCACCGCTGGCTGATGGAATCGGCGGTGACGCCGACGCCGGTGTCGGCGGTGATGCATGCTGGGCTCGTCAATGCCGGGGGGCTCTTGCTTTGGCGCTTTTCCCCGCTGTTTAGCGGGACGGGGGTGCATATCGCGCTGTTTGCGATCGCCTTTTGCTCGATTTTGATTGGCACGGGCATCAGTTTGGTGCATGTCGACTACAAACGCCAGCTTGTCGCCTCTACGATGGCGCAAATGGGGGTTATGCTTGTGCAATGCGCCCTTGGCGCCTATGGGGCGGCGGTCGTACACTTAGTGCTGCACGGGATGTTTAAAGCAACGCTCTTTTTGCAGTCTGGTTCCGTTGTGCCGCGAATCGGCCGTGCGGCGCTTCCAAGAGGAAACGGCTTGTTTAGGGGAAGTCTTCTCTTCGGAGCGTTGCTTGGAGCCGCCTTTTGGTTCGCCTCCCCGGATGAACCCGCCCGTCTGCTGAGCGCCTTGTTGCTTGGCGCTTCGGCGGCGGTCGCTTGGGGGCGGCTCGCCGATTTCCGCGAAGGACGCTGGATTGGCCTGATGTCGGCCGCCGTTTTAGCGTTCGGTTCGGAAACGGTTCGCCATCAGTTTTTGGCGTTGCTCCATCGCGGAGAAACATCGATGTTTGTGCCGCCCGCATCTTTCGAATGGACGGCTGGCATCTTGTTTGCGGCTGCGGCATTGGCGGCTGTCTTGCTTGCAAACAAGCGCACCTCGGCGCTTGGTGTCCGTTTGTATATGCATCTCGTTCATCTTGGGGAGCCGCGCCCGGCGGCGATGGAGACGCATCCGCGCTATTTGGCATCCTATATGAAGGAGGGAATGGCTCATGAGTAA
- a CDS encoding sensor histidine kinase, with protein sequence MSRPMLVSVLLALLLAAALLVSFFYLLPPGMWSSLWEQTVMGLPFLLFVLAVSLCMGIAVGLMLDSFFRKQWQAVVQALRRIEQGEMGELHREEPPPELQELWRQIEKLQTQWLEQTKRVQKLAAEKAEQEERLVERILSEERTRLARELHDSVSQQLFAASMMMSAVMETMPPDDERHRKQLNMVEQMIHQSQLEMRALLLHLRPVQLKGKSLQEGMNELLTELAGKVPLEMKWKIEDISLDKGVEDHLFRILQESLSNTLRHAKAQSLEVLLIERDGFAILRVTDDGVGFDVERSKSGSYGLQHMHERAAEIGGTLKVVSLKGQGTRLEVKVPIVYRGDDRDQGAACR encoded by the coding sequence ATGAGCCGGCCGATGCTCGTTTCTGTTTTGCTTGCGCTTCTGCTTGCTGCAGCGTTGCTCGTTTCCTTTTTCTATTTGCTTCCGCCCGGAATGTGGTCGTCTTTGTGGGAGCAAACCGTGATGGGGTTGCCGTTTTTGCTGTTTGTGTTGGCCGTAAGCCTGTGTATGGGGATCGCTGTGGGATTGATGCTTGATTCCTTCTTTCGCAAGCAATGGCAAGCGGTTGTGCAGGCGCTGCGGCGCATTGAACAAGGAGAGATGGGGGAGTTGCATCGGGAAGAGCCGCCGCCGGAACTGCAAGAGCTTTGGCGGCAAATCGAGAAGCTGCAAACGCAATGGCTCGAGCAAACGAAACGCGTGCAAAAATTGGCGGCGGAAAAGGCCGAACAGGAAGAACGACTCGTTGAACGCATTCTTTCCGAAGAACGCACGCGGCTGGCGCGGGAACTGCATGATTCCGTAAGCCAACAATTGTTCGCCGCTTCGATGATGATGTCAGCCGTCATGGAAACGATGCCGCCGGACGATGAACGCCATCGGAAGCAACTGAACATGGTGGAACAAATGATTCACCAGTCCCAATTGGAAATGCGAGCGTTGCTTCTGCACTTGCGGCCGGTGCAGCTGAAAGGAAAATCGCTCCAAGAAGGGATGAACGAACTGCTTACTGAACTGGCGGGCAAAGTGCCGCTCGAGATGAAATGGAAAATCGAAGACATTTCGCTCGATAAAGGAGTCGAGGACCATCTGTTTCGCATTTTGCAGGAGTCGCTTTCCAACACGCTGCGCCATGCGAAAGCGCAGTCGTTGGAAGTATTGCTTATCGAACGGGACGGGTTTGCCATTTTGCGCGTCACCGACGATGGCGTCGGCTTTGATGTGGAACGTTCGAAAAGCGGCTCGTACGGGTTGCAGCACATGCATGAGCGGGCGGCGGAAATCGGTGGAACGTTAAAAGTGGTCAGCTTAAAAGGCCAAGGGACAAGGCTGGAAGTGAAAGTGCCGATTGTGTATAGGGGGGATGATCGTGATCAAGGTGCTGCTTGTCGATGA
- the liaF gene encoding cell wall-active antibiotics response protein LiaF: MLDQRKKTDYVSWVALVTLLLFAIEISFFRPGVLFSLSISVGLIYVGRKKRHRRKGKWLFWLGCIMLAVHVLTMMAARFVMVALLGYALWQWFQSKRHPMVIRPPMAENSYGGEEIVRRQPLFQNVWVGRQATPEQSYEWNDVNIQTGIGDTVIDVSYTVLPKGEAVIIVRGLIGNIQILVPYEIETRLVHSAIFGVASLFGKEQEKMFNETLIYQTSSYDQAEQKLKIVTSMIIGNVEVKRV, translated from the coding sequence ATGCTCGATCAACGGAAGAAAACGGATTATGTCAGTTGGGTTGCGTTGGTGACCCTGCTCCTTTTTGCGATTGAAATTTCGTTTTTTCGCCCGGGCGTGCTGTTTTCATTGAGTATATCAGTCGGTTTGATTTATGTTGGAAGGAAAAAAAGGCATCGGCGGAAAGGAAAATGGCTGTTTTGGCTTGGCTGCATCATGTTGGCAGTTCATGTGTTAACGATGATGGCCGCTCGTTTTGTCATGGTCGCGCTGTTGGGTTATGCCCTTTGGCAATGGTTTCAGTCGAAGCGGCATCCGATGGTGATCCGTCCGCCTATGGCTGAGAACTCGTATGGGGGAGAGGAAATCGTGCGCCGTCAACCGCTGTTTCAAAATGTATGGGTTGGCCGGCAAGCGACCCCAGAACAATCGTATGAGTGGAATGATGTCAATATCCAAACGGGGATCGGGGATACGGTCATTGATGTCAGCTATACTGTGCTTCCGAAAGGGGAAGCAGTCATTATCGTGCGCGGCTTGATCGGCAACATTCAAATTCTCGTTCCGTACGAAATTGAAACACGGCTCGTTCATTCCGCCATTTTCGGCGTTGCCTCGCTGTTTGGAAAGGAACAGGAAAAAATGTTCAACGAGACGCTCATTTATCAAACTTCTTCGTATGATCAAGCGGAGCAAAAGCTAAAAATCGTCACCTCGATGATCATTGGCAATGTCGAGGTGAAACGTGTATGA
- a CDS encoding protein adenylyltransferase SelO has translation MLDAGWKFDNSYARLPERFFSNVLPTPVRAPKLAVLNRKLAATLGLDEEALRSDEGVAVMAGNEIPDGAEPIAQAYAGHQFGYFTMLGDGRAVLLGEHITPSGERVDIQLKGSGRTPYSRGGDGRAALGPMLREYIVSEAMHALGIPTTRSLAVVTTGETIVRETELPGAVLTRVASSHLRVGTFQYAAQWGTIEELRALADYALERHFPSFEATENRYLFLLEQVIERQAELIAKWQLVGFVHGVMNTDNMTISGETIDYGPCAFMDTYSPATVFSSIDTEGRYAYGNQPYIGGWNLARFAESLLPLLDENEEKAIALAQEALDQYPKRYHCHWLSGMRAKLGLTEEQEGDEALAADLLRMMEAHCADYTNTFRVLTLGEYTGMALFDAAEFREWHERWQTRISQESVSKEEAYERMRRHNPAVIPRNHRVEEALAAAVNGGDYSVMNRLLQALSDPYAYLPEQEEYAELPPPSDQPYRTFCGT, from the coding sequence ATGTTGGACGCAGGATGGAAGTTTGATAACAGTTATGCGAGGCTGCCGGAGCGCTTTTTCAGCAACGTCCTTCCCACGCCGGTGCGCGCGCCGAAGCTGGCGGTGCTGAATCGAAAGCTGGCGGCAACGCTTGGGCTCGATGAGGAGGCGCTGCGAAGCGACGAAGGGGTGGCGGTGATGGCCGGAAATGAGATTCCGGATGGGGCGGAGCCGATCGCGCAGGCGTATGCCGGGCATCAGTTTGGTTATTTTACGATGCTTGGCGACGGACGGGCGGTGTTGCTTGGCGAGCATATCACCCCAAGCGGGGAGCGGGTGGACATCCAGCTGAAAGGTTCGGGGCGGACGCCGTATTCGCGCGGCGGTGATGGGCGGGCGGCGCTTGGGCCGATGCTGAGGGAGTACATTGTGAGCGAGGCGATGCACGCGCTCGGCATCCCGACGACGCGAAGCTTGGCGGTCGTCACAACGGGGGAGACGATTGTGAGGGAGACGGAATTGCCTGGGGCGGTGTTGACTCGCGTTGCTTCGAGCCATTTGCGCGTCGGGACGTTCCAATACGCTGCGCAATGGGGGACGATAGAGGAGCTGCGCGCGTTGGCCGATTATGCACTCGAGCGCCATTTTCCCAGCTTTGAAGCGACCGAGAATCGTTATTTGTTTTTGCTTGAACAAGTGATTGAACGTCAGGCCGAACTGATCGCCAAATGGCAGCTTGTCGGCTTTGTCCACGGGGTGATGAACACCGACAACATGACGATTAGCGGGGAAACGATCGACTATGGGCCGTGCGCGTTTATGGACACATATAGCCCGGCGACGGTGTTCAGCTCGATTGATACCGAAGGGCGGTATGCGTACGGCAACCAGCCGTACATCGGGGGCTGGAATTTAGCCCGGTTTGCGGAAAGTTTGTTGCCGCTGCTTGATGAGAATGAAGAAAAAGCGATCGCACTTGCCCAAGAGGCGCTTGATCAATATCCGAAGCGGTATCATTGCCATTGGCTTAGCGGGATGAGGGCGAAACTCGGCCTGACTGAAGAGCAGGAGGGAGATGAGGCGCTGGCGGCGGATTTGTTGCGGATGATGGAGGCGCACTGCGCCGATTACACGAACACGTTCCGGGTGTTGACGTTAGGTGAGTATACGGGGATGGCGCTGTTTGACGCCGCCGAGTTTCGCGAGTGGCATGAGCGATGGCAAACAAGGATCAGTCAAGAATCGGTGTCAAAGGAAGAAGCGTATGAGCGGATGCGCCGCCATAATCCGGCCGTCATTCCGCGCAACCACCGGGTCGAAGAGGCGCTTGCCGCCGCGGTCAACGGCGGCGATTACAGCGTGATGAATCGCCTCCTTCAAGCTCTTTCCGACCCGTACGCCTACTTGCCGGAGCAAGAGGAATACGCTGAACTGCCGCCTCCGTCCGACCAACCGTACCGGACGTTTTGCGGGACGTAA
- a CDS encoding DNA-3-methyladenine glycosylase family protein, whose amino-acid sequence MWQQTVTVPAPYDFAHALERLALDPLLAVDLKRRRITVPLHLDGLKVPVMIESIGTKGDPRFVVSAPHAERQGEIMERISHLFQWRAPLGPIHEHFRQTELAPLFDEYEGMPLVLDFDLYFCLIKCLIHQQLHLKVGYRLTERFVKTFGEERDGVWFYPRPEEVAARSYNDVRALQLSGRKAEYIVDVSRLIAEGELRLDELGQMEDGDVMERLTAVRGIGPWTVQNFLLFGLGRPNVFPPADIGLQRAVEKRFGLPKRPTTKEMAALGERWKPYASYAALYLWRSIE is encoded by the coding sequence ATGTGGCAACAAACCGTCACCGTGCCCGCCCCGTACGATTTCGCCCACGCGCTTGAACGGCTTGCGTTGGATCCGCTCCTGGCGGTTGATTTGAAGCGGCGGCGCATCACCGTGCCGCTTCATCTCGATGGTTTAAAGGTGCCGGTCATGATTGAAAGCATCGGCACAAAAGGCGATCCTCGCTTTGTCGTCTCGGCTCCGCATGCCGAGCGGCAAGGCGAGATCATGGAGCGGATTTCGCATCTATTTCAATGGCGGGCGCCCCTCGGGCCGATTCACGAGCATTTTCGCCAAACGGAGCTGGCGCCTTTGTTTGATGAATACGAAGGGATGCCTCTTGTGCTCGATTTTGACTTATATTTTTGCTTAATCAAATGTTTGATCCACCAGCAGCTTCATTTGAAAGTCGGCTATCGGTTGACGGAACGGTTTGTGAAAACGTTCGGCGAGGAACGGGACGGCGTTTGGTTTTACCCGCGCCCGGAAGAAGTTGCCGCCCGCTCGTACAATGACGTGCGCGCCTTGCAGCTGAGCGGGCGGAAAGCCGAATATATCGTCGATGTGTCGCGCCTCATTGCCGAAGGGGAGCTGCGGCTTGACGAACTCGGGCAGATGGAAGACGGCGACGTGATGGAGCGGCTGACCGCCGTGCGCGGCATCGGTCCGTGGACGGTGCAAAACTTCCTTCTCTTCGGCCTCGGCCGCCCAAACGTCTTCCCCCCAGCCGATATCGGCTTGCAGCGGGCGGTCGAAAAACGGTTCGGTCTTCCGAAGCGGCCGACCACAAAAGAGATGGCGGCTCTTGGCGAACGATGGAAGCCGTACGCCAGCTATGCGGCGCTTTATTTATGGCGAAGCATCGAATGA
- the rlmD gene encoding 23S rRNA (uracil(1939)-C(5))-methyltransferase RlmD has protein sequence MRGTDMAKQQTNIKIKKGDQFPLTIQRIGINGEGVGYFQKQVVFVPGALPGEEVIVEATDIHPTYAEAKIKRIRKRSPNRIKPPCPLYEQCGGCQLQHLAYEAQLEAKRDIVIQALRRHARRLDVDKLDIRPTIGMDDPWHYRNKSQFQVGVKKGRVLAGLYGLDSHRLVDLSECRIQHPQTTRVTNIVKTILQDLRIPIYNERTRTGVVRTIVVRVGFHTGDIQLVLVTATKDIPRKDLLIEEIRRRLPEVKSIVQNINGEKTSLIFGDETEVLAGDEYIQETFGDLSFELSARAFFQLNPLQTVKLYDEVKKAAALTGAERIVDAYCGVGTIGLWLARDAKEVRGMDTIPEAIEDAQNNAKKHGFTNTHYVVGKAEYWLPKWVKEGWKPDVIIVDPPRVGCDRALLETILRVRPKTVVYVSCNPSSLARDLDVLAEAYRVNYIQPIDMFPHTAHVEAVAKLRLSV, from the coding sequence ATGAGAGGGACCGATATGGCAAAGCAACAAACGAACATCAAAATCAAAAAAGGCGACCAATTTCCCCTGACCATTCAGCGGATCGGCATTAACGGCGAAGGGGTCGGCTATTTTCAAAAACAAGTCGTCTTCGTCCCCGGCGCCTTGCCGGGTGAAGAAGTCATCGTTGAGGCGACGGACATCCACCCAACCTACGCTGAAGCGAAAATCAAGCGCATTCGCAAGCGCTCGCCAAACCGCATCAAGCCGCCATGCCCGCTTTATGAGCAATGCGGCGGCTGCCAGCTGCAGCACTTGGCGTACGAGGCGCAGCTCGAGGCGAAGCGCGACATTGTCATCCAGGCGCTCCGCCGCCATGCCCGGCGCCTCGATGTCGACAAGCTTGACATCCGCCCGACGATCGGCATGGATGACCCGTGGCATTACCGAAACAAAAGCCAGTTCCAAGTCGGGGTGAAAAAAGGACGAGTGCTCGCCGGGCTGTACGGCCTCGACTCCCACCGGCTCGTTGACCTATCCGAATGCCGCATCCAGCATCCGCAAACGACGCGCGTCACGAACATTGTCAAAACGATTTTGCAAGACTTGCGCATCCCGATTTACAACGAGCGAACGAGAACGGGCGTCGTGCGGACAATCGTCGTCCGCGTCGGTTTCCATACGGGCGACATTCAGCTTGTGCTTGTGACGGCGACAAAAGACATTCCGCGCAAAGATCTGTTGATCGAGGAAATCCGCCGCCGCCTCCCGGAAGTGAAATCGATCGTGCAAAACATCAACGGCGAAAAAACGTCGCTTATTTTCGGCGACGAGACAGAAGTGCTCGCCGGCGACGAATACATTCAAGAAACGTTCGGCGATTTGTCGTTTGAACTGTCGGCGCGCGCCTTTTTCCAGCTCAACCCGTTGCAGACGGTGAAATTGTACGACGAAGTGAAAAAAGCGGCCGCCCTCACCGGAGCGGAGCGGATCGTTGACGCCTACTGCGGCGTCGGCACGATCGGTTTGTGGCTTGCTCGCGATGCCAAAGAAGTGCGCGGTATGGACACGATTCCGGAAGCGATCGAAGACGCACAAAACAACGCCAAAAAGCATGGTTTCACCAACACGCACTATGTCGTGGGCAAAGCCGAATATTGGCTGCCGAAATGGGTGAAAGAAGGCTGGAAGCCGGACGTCATCATCGTCGACCCGCCCCGCGTCGGCTGCGACCGGGCTTTGCTTGAAACGATTCTCCGCGTCCGCCCGAAAACAGTTGTTTACGTCTCGTGCAACCCGTCCAGCCTTGCCCGCGACCTCGATGTCTTGGCCGAGGCGTATCGCGTCAACTACATTCAGCCGATCGACATGTTTCCGCACACGGCGCATGTCGAGGCGGTGGCGAAGTTGCGGCTGAGTGTGTAA
- a CDS encoding PspA/IM30 family protein — protein sequence MGVFSRLKTIIEADLHEWLDEKEKKNPIALLNHYLRQCEQEVERVRQLLERQYVLKEQFAREHREAEQMAEKRSKQAEVAAQAGEMELAEFARREQAQYAERAARLKQLFEQTSRELFGLEAKYEEMKHKLKDMQMRRMELMGRENAARAHYRIHRVVNGDAGPALAAFADAEVYLDRLEQQVRSDYYRSTIDARIAQLEKQLQEGN from the coding sequence ATGGGTGTGTTCTCACGCTTGAAAACGATCATTGAAGCCGATCTCCATGAATGGCTTGACGAAAAAGAAAAGAAAAACCCTATCGCGCTTCTCAATCACTATTTGCGCCAATGTGAACAGGAAGTCGAGCGGGTGCGACAGCTGCTCGAGCGCCAATATGTGCTGAAAGAGCAGTTTGCCCGCGAACATCGCGAAGCCGAACAGATGGCGGAAAAGCGAAGCAAGCAGGCGGAGGTGGCGGCGCAAGCTGGGGAAATGGAGCTGGCTGAATTCGCGCGGCGCGAGCAGGCGCAATACGCGGAGCGGGCGGCCCGCTTGAAACAGCTGTTCGAGCAAACGAGCCGCGAGTTGTTTGGCTTGGAAGCGAAATACGAAGAGATGAAACACAAGCTGAAAGACATGCAAATGCGGCGCATGGAGCTGATGGGGCGGGAGAATGCGGCTCGGGCGCACTACCGCATCCATCGGGTGGTCAACGGGGACGCCGGCCCGGCGCTGGCGGCGTTTGCCGATGCAGAAGTCTACCTTGACCGCCTTGAGCAGCAAGTTCGTTCCGATTATTACCGAAGCACGATCGATGCGCGCATCGCTCAGCTGGAAAAGCAGTTGCAGGAAGGAAACTAA
- a CDS encoding DUF2294 domain-containing protein, giving the protein MNKSKGWMESEISKALTKWEKDFLGRGSVSVKTDILRDMIIVSLHGILTPAEYALCESKEGMLSVKRSRTSLVESGVDDLKEMIFEITGEKVKSFHTDLSTRTGERVIIFKLFNDLEKQLANEPSS; this is encoded by the coding sequence ATGAATAAGTCAAAAGGTTGGATGGAATCGGAAATCAGCAAAGCATTAACGAAATGGGAAAAAGATTTTCTCGGCCGCGGCTCGGTATCGGTGAAAACCGACATTTTGCGCGATATGATCATCGTTTCCTTGCACGGCATCCTGACGCCTGCGGAATACGCTCTTTGCGAATCGAAGGAAGGAATGTTGTCCGTGAAACGGTCGCGGACGAGTTTGGTCGAATCCGGAGTCGATGACTTGAAAGAAATGATTTTTGAAATCACCGGAGAGAAAGTGAAAAGCTTTCATACGGATTTAAGCACGAGAACGGGTGAGCGGGTGATCATCTTTAAACTGTTTAATGATTTGGAGAAACAATTGGCGAACGAACCGTCTTCCTGA
- a CDS encoding response regulator transcription factor, whose product MIKVLLVDDHEMVRLGVSAYLSAQPDMEVIGEAEDGKRGVELALTLRPDVILMDLVMEPMDGIAATREIIGAWPEAKIIVVTSFLDDEKVFAALEAGATSYLLKTSKASEIADAIRATFHGQSVFEPEVAGKVMRNYRKQEERLPHEQLTSREMEVLLLMAQGKTNQEMADELFISLKTVKVHVSNIFAKLGVQDRTQAVIYAFRHGLVK is encoded by the coding sequence GTGATCAAGGTGCTGCTTGTCGATGATCATGAAATGGTGCGGCTTGGCGTGTCGGCTTATTTATCGGCCCAACCGGATATGGAGGTGATCGGCGAGGCGGAAGACGGAAAAAGGGGAGTTGAGCTCGCTCTCACGTTGCGGCCGGATGTCATTTTGATGGATCTTGTCATGGAGCCGATGGACGGCATTGCGGCGACGCGCGAAATCATCGGTGCGTGGCCGGAGGCGAAAATCATTGTCGTGACGAGTTTTCTCGATGATGAAAAAGTGTTTGCCGCGCTTGAAGCAGGGGCGACGAGCTATTTATTGAAAACATCGAAAGCGAGCGAAATTGCCGACGCCATTCGCGCCACGTTCCACGGGCAATCGGTGTTCGAACCGGAAGTGGCCGGAAAAGTGATGCGAAACTATCGGAAACAGGAAGAGCGCCTGCCGCATGAACAGCTCACGAGCCGGGAGATGGAAGTGCTTTTGTTGATGGCGCAAGGGAAAACGAATCAAGAAATGGCCGATGAATTGTTCATTTCACTCAAAACGGTGAAAGTGCATGTGAGCAACATCTTCGCCAAACTCGGCGTCCAAGACCGGACGCAAGCGGTCATTTACGCGTTTCGGCATGGATTGGTGAAATGA
- a CDS encoding ABC-ATPase domain-containing protein, which translates to METLRQRLRSIDQKGYKAYKAIEGTYRFPTFTLAIDHVQGDPFAEPSKIRVIVPRAKTVLAAEWTDTKPRRIRCEDLLARRIHHALRQWPLQARGSGKSGLVLIDAPGQKVLERTAVQVADETIAVCLSVGLPANGRRILAKEAETIFFEQIPSVIERAVYGLREEDIRAAVELADQQHAIRRYLREHGLVAFVANGAVLPRESGVSDKPLQRGAVPFQSPPELEIAIPVPHRAEPIKGMGIRRGITLIIGGGYHGKSTLLQALEHGVYDHVAGDGREFVITDSGAVKIRAEDGRSVANVDISPFIGTLPHGKETMQFSTENASGSTSQAASMIEMIEAGASAFLIDEDTSATNLLIRDARMQALIAKDAEPITPYIDKARQLFHDYGISTVLVVGGLGDYFEIADCVIKMEQYVPFDVTAEAKRIAARMPSGRKTEGGDSFGRIRERIPLPVSLNSQKGKKAKAVARGRHVIQYGQTDLLLYALEQLVDDSQTRAIAAALLYMERKGWLDGKKTIRQLLDAIEEQWERQGLGSVSFRKGNPGELARPRRFELAAALNRLRTLRCVQQ; encoded by the coding sequence ATGGAAACACTGAGACAACGGCTACGGTCGATCGACCAAAAAGGCTATAAGGCATATAAAGCGATCGAAGGTACGTATCGGTTCCCAACGTTTACGCTTGCAATTGACCATGTGCAGGGCGATCCGTTCGCTGAGCCGTCGAAAATTCGCGTGATTGTGCCGCGGGCAAAAACCGTGTTGGCGGCGGAGTGGACTGATACGAAGCCTCGACGTATCCGCTGCGAAGACTTGCTTGCGCGCCGCATCCACCATGCATTGCGGCAATGGCCGCTGCAGGCGCGCGGGTCGGGAAAAAGCGGACTTGTTCTGATTGACGCCCCGGGGCAAAAAGTGTTGGAACGGACGGCCGTGCAAGTGGCTGACGAGACGATTGCCGTTTGTTTGTCGGTCGGTTTGCCGGCGAATGGGCGGCGCATTTTGGCGAAAGAAGCCGAGACCATCTTTTTCGAGCAAATTCCATCCGTCATCGAGCGGGCGGTGTACGGCCTTCGGGAAGAGGACATTCGTGCGGCGGTCGAGCTTGCCGATCAGCAGCACGCCATTCGCCGTTATTTGCGCGAACACGGATTGGTGGCGTTTGTCGCGAACGGTGCGGTTTTGCCGCGGGAAAGCGGAGTGAGCGACAAGCCGCTGCAACGTGGAGCGGTGCCGTTTCAAAGCCCGCCGGAGCTGGAGATTGCGATCCCGGTTCCCCACCGCGCCGAACCGATCAAAGGGATGGGGATTCGCCGGGGGATTACGCTCATTATCGGCGGCGGATACCACGGCAAATCGACGTTGCTTCAGGCGTTGGAGCACGGTGTGTATGATCATGTCGCCGGGGACGGCCGTGAGTTTGTCATCACCGACAGCGGGGCGGTGAAAATTCGCGCCGAAGACGGCCGAAGCGTTGCAAATGTTGATATTTCTCCGTTCATCGGCACGCTGCCGCACGGCAAAGAGACGATGCAATTTTCGACGGAAAACGCAAGCGGCAGCACCTCACAGGCCGCAAGCATGATCGAAATGATTGAAGCGGGAGCATCGGCGTTTTTGATTGACGAAGATACAAGCGCGACGAACTTGCTGATCCGCGATGCGCGCATGCAGGCGCTCATCGCGAAAGATGCCGAACCAATCACGCCTTATATTGACAAAGCGCGCCAACTGTTTCATGACTACGGCATTTCGACCGTTCTTGTCGTCGGAGGATTGGGAGATTATTTCGAGATTGCGGATTGTGTGATCAAAATGGAGCAGTACGTTCCATTTGATGTGACCGCGGAAGCGAAGAGAATCGCCGCCCGGATGCCATCGGGACGGAAAACCGAAGGCGGCGATTCGTTCGGCCGCATCCGTGAGCGCATTCCACTGCCTGTGAGTTTGAACAGCCAAAAAGGAAAAAAAGCAAAAGCTGTCGCGCGCGGACGGCACGTTATTCAGTACGGACAAACCGATCTATTGCTTTATGCGCTTGAGCAGCTGGTCGATGACAGCCAGACTCGAGCGATCGCCGCGGCGCTGCTGTATATGGAGCGAAAAGGATGGCTTGATGGGAAGAAAACCATCCGCCAACTGCTCGATGCGATCGAAGAACAATGGGAGCGGCAAGGGCTAGGCTCCGTTTCGTTCCGAAAAGGGAATCCAGGTGAACTCGCCCGCCCGCGCCGCTTCGAGCTGGCGGCGGCGCTTAACCGGCTGCGAACGCTCCGGTGTGTCCAGCAGTAG